In the Uranotaenia lowii strain MFRU-FL chromosome 1, ASM2978415v1, whole genome shotgun sequence genome, tagccatcgtccacacttaccccgcgtccacacttaccccggtgtaccttacaacattgtacgcaaattatgagtgaaatatttcaaagcgGGAAACATTTCATTCACAGCTGCAAAAATGCAGtctgtcaaaatattttccagcttggacatttataaaaaatgaaattaatatggtaaattttttcatgaattttgataatacCTATGCAAAATAGATCAAAACGACTTATCTGTAAATCTGGATCACTGTTGGAGAGCTCCTTCCAATGGCCCATCTGCAGAACGGCAATCAAAGTCGGAGGGCGTAGTACCAGGCCATGGCGCTCGAACattttgagaataaaaatcactttttaccTCAATTTTTAGAGGTATTTTATctttttcggatgaaatatgaTTTAACACTAAACTTCAATCAAAACCAAACGTTTAACTATACTTTTTCGGATCAAATCTTCGAAATTTCTTCACCACGAAAAATCATCCAACTTTACTCAAACAGCGTTGTCAGCTCCTCCcactaacaattttttttttgtttttgctgatgaacactatagtattcaagtaTCACACAACCAATCATATCAATATAGTTTAAttaactatatttatagttcaatacctagaatcaatcatacatttgtagttgaatctatcatatttacagttggatcaattataccactacaattgaatctatcgaatTTATAGTTAAACGTGAGACGTCAATCaagaatgtatagttgaatctatcatatctatagttgaatgcctaaaatcaatcatacaaatgtagttgTATCAATCATattaacaattgaatcaattataccattacagttgattctattatattcatagttgattgtgtaaggtcaatcagcagtttgtagttgagtctattatatttatagtcaaCTACGCTTGGATGACTGAtataaccagctgaaataattagaacaactgtggtttttttctccgtgtacgaaaatcacttttatttatttattcttcaaATTTGGCTTCCTGTGCTTTTCGGAAGTATCTGTTCTTGGTTACAAAGTGGCCACTCTATAACATCTTTATCAGCCCGAAAAGATCCAAAGACCCTCGTGTTGCTTCCATAGAGCAAGTAGATATTTCTGTATACACTTCCTTGAAGCAGATTCCCCTTTTTACAGTTGCGACCAAGGTTCAAGGTCCCCTTGTCGTACTATATTTACGTAATTATTCAACTTTTTGGCTCCATCTCTAACCGAAGCCAGTAATAACAACTTCACAAGCAACTGCCGTCGAGAAGACTTCGGCTTATTataccggttgttctctacgggctcGAGACATGGATATTTCTCGAagaggacctgcgcacactcgcTATATTCGAGCAACGAGTTTTAAAAACCATCTTTGGCAGCGAACGGAGAACGGATTGTAGAGGCGAAGGATCCCAGTATCCAGAAAGTAATGAAGGctggcaggacatgttgcgagaattcAGGTGTTCGCTGGAAATCCGGTAGGAAAGAGACGAGCCAGGgcacaacgagcgaggtggttagtcTAGTGGAGCGTGATCTAGCGAATGTGTTATgtccgaggaattggagaacagttgccatggaccgagtgaatttcaagaatattgttcatcaggttatgtcgtgagacggaaaacctacacaatcaaataaaataataaatctaATCGAAGCTTTCAGATTTCTCTTGAAATTTGTGTATGGCCGGAAGATGATCAGGATCATCACTACATTCAAAgaaaaggttgcaaaatttgaatGCCGCTCGGCACTAACTCTACTTCAAAAATGCGCGGAAACATGAATTATACCAAAGATGAtgtgattggaaaagcactgcTGACGTATAGACTCGAGCTCCCACAGCtcgaccactacattcaagcgaaacaagaaacaacaaaatttaaaaaaatttacgtcGGGTAGCGAGAGTCGAGCTCACAATAACTTTTACCTTCGTCTTGCCAATCTGACAGCTTAACTAGTGTACTAAATACCCGAATCAGATGGTAAACGAGGGTGAATTGTCATATTTATTATAACACGCCCAATCTAAAAAAATGAACAGTGCTGgctttctggtgaaaaaaaaatggtgtttgGCCGGGGGTTTGTCTTTCGAGGGAAAAGGTGATGTGAAACGAGAAACTGTTTCATCTATCCTTCCAGCCTTTAATCGTTTGGATGTTTGGATGAAATGCCTTCATAGTAGCTTTAGTGTATTTCTTGGATGCTGCCTTCcaatttttctcgaattcttccaTGCTTTGTAAAACTATCCCCTCCTTCCTAAAATTCTTGAGCACTTACTGTaccttttgtgaaaaaaaaaacttgactgCAGACCACAGGTATAAATAGCTTGCCATACTAGAACCTTCTGCCCAAATTTTTCCATCGCAATCGTGCAGTCGGCATCATCCACCTCCTTGTCCGCCAATTTCGTGTAGAATTGTGGCCCGGGGAGCATTCCTGAATCCTGTTTGACGTAGGTCTCGTGAAGTTTCCGTGCCCTTGTTTTTGCTCTACTGATTTCTAAGGTACTTTCTGCTTTTTGTACGTCTTCAAAGAGTTCCTGGCTTTGATTCTCTGAATCACCCCAATGCTGGTTGTTACGCAATGCGCGACCACGCCTCCTATTCCAATCAGCCCCCACTAGAAGACGGCTCCACTGGTTACTAGAAATGTAAGAAGTGTAGGACAGCATAGGCAAAGAGAAGTGAACAATAAGTAGGTAGATCTGTCAATCGTTTACTCAACTAAATTTAGCAAGTCATCATTGGAGTAAGAAGCGAATTCAGAATTTCTGTGCTGATTTATTTAGATAGCTCCTTATTTGAAAACTTCTACTGtacttcaataaatttaaaacgctAAGAGACGTGAACTAAAATACCAAAAGGTTAGTGACACGACAAGTGAAGGAACCGTGGTTAACAAGATTACGATTAACCAGGACACGACAGAAAACAGCTAGAGCTGCTATCGATCGTACCGTTGGTACCGTATAGGACTAAATACCGGATAGACGACAAATACAGAAAGAAACACTAAACGTAAGTCACTATTAAACATTAAAACTGAATCACTACTGTAACATCAATTATAATCCACATGCACAAGATTATAACAACGAATATGTATCAATTTCAGGAGAAATTTAACGATTATAATAAAATATCAGTTCAAATTTGCGGAACAGTTTCTGTCTTGTGGCCCTTACGggaacaaattaaatttctcgTTTATTTCGGTATGTCCAAAGGTAGCGGAAAAGGCTCTGTAGATTGTCCTACGGGAGACAAGAACGGTTCTGAGGGGGCAAGTTGTGGCATATGTCGCCGCGTTGATACAAGTCGAATGGTACAATGCGACGTTTGCGATACTTGGTTTCACTATGAGTGCGTTGATGAAGATGACAGTATCGAGAATCGAGATTGGAGCTGTAATAAATGCCTGCGGAAAGAGTTGGAGAAGGAACGAGAAGTATTGATGGGAGAACGTGAAGAGTTTCGGAAGCAGCAGAAGCAGTGGCAAAAAAGTCTACCTCAACAGAAGCAGTCTGAACAACCTGGACAGCGGCAATCCGAGATGCAGCGACCAAAGCCGGGAAAGTTTGAGAAGCTTCAACTGCAGTGGCCGCATACGCAGCTGCATGGTACACCGTTAGAAACAACTCCAATACATACACAACGACGAATTCCTCCAGTAGATATGATGATTCAGGGTACAAGCAGCGAGCAGCATATAACCAAGTTTACTCAAGAACCCATAGCTAACTCTACCGCTCAGCACATTCGAGCCCCGAAAAGTACTACGAAGTCATTCTTGAAAGATTCCAACAAGTCGACGAAGCTCAAGGACATGCAGCTCAAAGCAATGGAAGAACGACAGGCGCTGGAGAAAAAGCAATTAGAGGAGCGTTTAGCGTTTGAGCAGGAGATGCTGAGGTCCAGTGATAGTGAGTCCGAGACAAGTGCaagtttgcaaaaaatcgaTGAATGGTTGAATGAAATGGATATAGGTAGCAACTCTAGAAATCCGAAGCCGATGAATGAGACTCCCCTTCCCAAATATGTAGACGTTCAGCACAAGTTCGGTGCTTCTGGACGTTCTGGCGACCTTACTTCAACACAACGTAAGTCGAGGATAGCTTCGCATCAACCTCCTCACCTCCACACCTATGACGAATCATTATCGAACAATCAGTTAGCAGCAAGACACACGGTAAAAGATCTGCCGAAATTCGGAGGAGATCCTGAAGATTGGCCACGATTCATAGCAGCATTCGAAAGAACGTCCAGGATGTGCGCATTTGGCAATAACGAACTCCTGGATCGCTTGGAGAAGTCTTTGTGCGACCGTGCTTTGAACGCAGTGAAAAGTCTTCTTCTACATCCCGATAACGTTCCAGTTATCATTGGGCGACTGAGAACGTTGTTTGGTAATCCGGAATCAATCATTGAAACAATGATTAAACGTGTGAGACTATTACCGAAGCCGAGAGATGACCGCATGGAAACAATTATCGACTTCGGAATAGCAGTTCAAAACTTATGCGCCACCATTCAAGCATGTGAATTAGAGGAACGGCTGTATAACGCCCCACTGGTACAGGAATTAGTGGATGCACTACCACCAGGGTTGAAAATGCAATGGGCATTGCATCGTCTAGAAACGGGTGATAATTCCCTTCTTGAAGTTAGTGTTTGGATTGGTAGAATAGCAGAGGCATGCAGTCTAGTTACAAGACCAGAGGCCTGGTCGAAACAGTCTGGCAAGCCAAAGAAAGAAGGAGCCTTTTTACACCTACACACCACACCGGCCGAGGAGGACAAGGAAGGAGCATTTTTACACCTACACACCACACCGGCCGAGGAGGACAAGGAAGGAGCCTGTCTCGCATGCTTCGGTACATGTAGTGGACTTGAGAGCTGTACACAGTTTCAAAACATGTCAGTACAGTCACGTTGGTCGTTAATCCATGAGAAGAACATCTGCAGGAAGTGTCTTACCaagcattttaaaaactgtGAACGCAAGGTGCCATGTAGCAAAAACGGATGTAAATATCTGCATCACTGTATGTTACACAACGATAAAAAGCATAAGCAGTCTGGTGGAGCACAACAAAAGGACGCCTTCTGCAACACTCACCAAAATACAACGGGAAATGTTCTTTTGAAATACGTACGAGTTACCGTCCATGGGAATGGGAAATCAATTGACACCTACGCCTTCATAGATGGAGGATCCACATGTACGCTCATGGAACACAGTCTGTGGAACGAGTTGAAGCTGGAAGGAGAACACTATCCGCTCTGCATAAATTGGACTGCTGGTCAGGGTAGGTATGAGTCGGACTCCATCAAGTGCTCAGTATACATTTCGGGAAGCTCTGGAACAAGTAAGCGCTTCTGTCTATCCAAGGTGCATACAGTCCGCAGTTTAGATTTACCACCCCAATCCTTGTGCACATCCAAACTGGTAAAAAGCTTCAGTTATTTATCCGATGTCTCGATTGAACCGTACACCAATGTACAACCTAGAATCTTGTTAGGAATGGATAACATCAGATTAGAATATCCTCTGGACTCCAGAGAAGGTTCTGAAAGTCAACCAACTGCAGTACTAACACGTTTGGGCTGGGTGATTTATGGTCCTTGTTCTTTAACAAACGATATTTCATTATTGAGCAATAGGAAAGCTTTCAACTATCATATTTGCCAATGTGAAGCGCTGAATTTAGCTATAAAAGACTACTTTTCCTTTGATAGCTTGGGAATTCAACCGACGAAAAACCAGCTCATATCTAAAGATGATTCACGAGCTCTTGACATAATTAGGTCAAAAACAGTCTTTAAAGATGGCAGGTATGAAACTGGACTTCTGTGGCGCTATGACAACGTATTCTTACCAAACAGCAAAAGAATGGCACTAAAAAGGCATCAATGTCTGGTGAAACGCATGCTTCGAGAACCTCAGATGGCAAAGGATTTGCGGCAGAAACTCACCGATTATGAAACTAAAGGCTATATACGCAAGCTTTCAGTAGAAGAAGAACGCAACTATCCAGGTCGAGTATGGTATCTCCCTATTTTTCCAGTTCTTAACCCAAACAAGCCTGGAAAGCTGCGTATAGTTTGGGATGCAGCAGCAAAAGTTGGAGACTTATCGCTTAATTCATTTTTGCTCAAAGGACCGGACCAAATCGTATCCTTACCACACGTACTGCAACGTTTTCGTGAACACCGGGTCGCAGTCTCAGGTGATATACGGGAGATGTTCCACCAAGTCCTCGTGAACCAGGAGGACCAACATTGTCAACGATTTTTGTGGAATAGTGGACAGGTTGAAGAACCACCTGCGGCGTACGTGATGCGAGTAATGACCTTTGGTGCAACATGCTCGCCGAGCTGTGCACAATATGTGAAAAACTTAAATGCCGAACGTTTTTCTTCGCAACATCCAGAAGCTGTAAATGCTATAATTCGCGATACGTATGTAGACGACATGCTGTTCAGTGTCGAGAGCGAAGAAGAGGCAGTAAAAATTGCCAAGGAGGCTAGAATAATAAATTCACAAGGTGGATTCGAAATTTGTGGGTGGCTGTCCAATTCCGAGAAGGTGATGAAGGCTATGGGGGAAAGTAAGGAATTCCAGAAAGACCTCAACGTGAGCAACGAGTTAAATACGGAGAGGATACTAGGAATGTGGTGGAACACCTCTGATGATTGTTTTACCTTCAAAGTACCACGGCGTTGTGAATATGAATTATTACATGGAACAGCAACCCCCACAAAGCGCGAAGTATTGCGAACCCTTATGCAGATCTATGACCCAATTGGATTGCTCTCAAACTTTCTAATGTACTTGAAGGTACTTCTTCAGGAAATATGGCGCTCCGGCATCGATTGGGATGAGCACATAGAGGAGCAACATTTAACTAAATGGCGGCACTGGCTCAGTGTTTTGCGAAGAGTGGAAACCATATCTATTCCCCGTTGTTATCGAAGAGCCGTGACAGATCGTGAATCCTGCGAAGTTCAATTGCACGTTTTTGTAGATGCGAGCGAGAACGGCTATGCAGCCGTTGCATACTTCCGGTATCAGGAGAAAGAAAACATCGAGTGCGCCCTTATAACGTCAAAAACTCGTGTTGCCCCATTGCGATACGTCTCGATACCCCGTCTAGAGCTCCAAGCAGCTGTAATCGGAGTGAGACTGGCTAAAGATATTGGAGAGTGTCACAGAATACGTATAAACCAGAGATTTTTCTGGTCAGATTCGAGAGATGTACTTTGTTGGCTACGTTCAGATCATCGGAGGTACACAAAATTTGTAGGAGCTAGAGTCGGCGAGATTTTAGAAGACACAAATCTATCTGAATGGAACTGGGTGCCCACGCAACACAATGTTGCAGATGAAGgcacaaaatggcaaaaacttcCCGACTTTTCGTCTCGTAGTCGATGGTTCAACGGACCTCAATTTATTTGGCAACAAAAAGAGATGTGGCCAACCCAAAACTTCGACCTAGGAACGACAGAGAACGAGATGCAGCGATCAGTAAACTTGCACAGCATAAGAGAACCACTTATTGATTTTAGTAGATTTACTAAGTGGTTGAAACTTAAACGTACTGCGGCATACGTTGTAAGATTTTGTCGATACTTCCAATACAAATTCTTAAAACAACAACCAACTACAGGAGCTCTAAAACAAGACGAGCTTCGTACGGCGGAGAACTTCATATACCGAGAAGTGCAGCAACATGTGTACCGCAATGAAGTCTGGACGCTTTCTAAAGTTAATTCGACAAGTGGTAAGTTACAGAAAACGAGCCCTCTCTACAAACTTTCACCATTTTTGGACGAAGTTGGAGTCCTGCGCATGCGTGGCAGAATAGAAGCGTGTGAATTCATCGAACCATCCACTGCAAATCCCATAATTCTACCGAAAGAGCATCCCGTAACAAAATTAATCGTACAATCCACTCATGAAGTTTTCCATCATTGTAATTTTGAAACAGTTGTAAACGAGTTACGGCAAAAGTATCAGATATCGCAACTTAGGAGAGTTTGCGATAAAATTCGTCGAGACTGTCAGATGTGTAAAAATGCTAGGGCTCGTCCGCATCCTCCTGCTATGGCATCACTACCTTCAAGTAGGCTTGCAGCATTCGCACGGCCGTTCACATACGCCGGTGTAGATTATTTTGGTCCCATGAGCGTCGTCGTTGGCAGGCGTGTTGAAAAAAGATGGGGCGTACTTATAACGTGCTTAGTCATCCGCGCTGTTCACATTGAAATCGCACACTCTCTCAACACCAGCTCTTGTATTCTCGCCTTACGAAATTTTATGGCTAGACGAGGAACACCACTGGAATTAT is a window encoding:
- the LOC129747663 gene encoding uncharacterized protein LOC129747663: MVQCDVCDTWFHYECVDEDDSIENRDWSCNKCLRKELEKEREVLMGEREEFRKQQKQWQKSLPQQKQSEQPGQRQSEMQRPKPGKFEKLQLQWPHTQLHGTPLETTPIHTQRRIPPVDMMIQGTSSEQHITKFTQEPIANSTAQHIRAPKSTTKSFLKDSNKSTKLKDMQLKAMEERQALEKKQLEERLAFEQEMLRSSDSESETSASLQKIDEWLNEMDIGSNSRNPKPMNETPLPKYVDVQHKFGASGRSGDLTSTQRKSRIASHQPPHLHTYDESLSNNQLAARHTVKDLPKFGGDPEDWPRFIAAFERTSRMCAFGNNELLDRLEKSLCDRALNAVKSLLLHPDNVPVIIGRLRTLFGNPESIIETMIKRVRLLPKPRDDRMETIIDFGIAVQNLCATIQACELEERLYNAPLVQELVDALPPGLKMQWALHRLETGDNSLLEVSVWIGRIAEACSLVTRPEAWSKQSGKPKKEGAFLHLHTTPAEEDKEGAFLHLHTTPAEEDKEGACLACFGTCSGLESCTQFQNMSVQSRWSLIHEKNICRKCLTKHFKNCERKVPCSKNGCKYLHHCMLHNDKKHKQSGGAQQKDAFCNTHQNTTGNVLLKYVRVTVHGNGKSIDTYAFIDGGSTCTLMEHSLWNELKLEGEHYPLCINWTAGQGRYESDSIKCSVYISGSSGTSKRFCLSKVHTVRSLDLPPQSLCTSKLVKSFSYLSDVSIEPYTNVQPRILLGMDNIRLEYPLDSREGSESQPTAVLTRLGWVIYGPCSLTNDISLLSNRKAFNYHICQCEALNLAIKDYFSFDSLGIQPTKNQLISKDDSRALDIIRSKTVFKDGRYETGLLWRYDNVFLPNSKRMALKRHQCLVKRMLREPQMAKDLRQKLTDYETKGYIRKLSVEEERNYPGRVWYLPIFPVLNPNKPGKLRIVWDAAAKVGDLSLNSFLLKGPDQIVSLPHVLQRFREHRVAVSGDIREMFHQVLVNQEDQHCQRFLWNSGQVEEPPAAYVMRVMTFGATCSPSCAQYVKNLNAERFSSQHPEAVNAIIRDTYVDDMLFSVESEEEAVKIAKEARIINSQGGFEICGWLSNSEKVMKAMGESKEFQKDLNVSNELNTERILGMWWNTSDDCFTFKVPRRCEYELLHGTATPTKREVLRTLMQIYDPIGLLSNFLMYLKVLLQEIWRSGIDWDEHIEEQHLTKWRHWLSVLRRVETISIPRCYRRAVTDRESCEVQLHVFVDASENGYAAVAYFRYQEKENIECALITSKTRVAPLRYVSIPRLELQAAVIGVRLAKDIGECHRIRINQRFFWSDSRDVLCWLRSDHRRYTKFVGARVGEILEDTNLSEWNWVPTQHNVADEGTKWQKLPDFSSRSRWFNGPQFIWQQKEMWPTQNFDLGTTENEMQRSVNLHSIREPLIDFSRFTKWLKLKRTAAYVVRFCRYFQYKFLKQQPTTGALKQDELRTAENFIYREVQQHVYRNEVWTLSKVNSTSGKLQKTSPLYKLSPFLDEVGVLRMRGRIEACEFIEPSTANPIILPKEHPVTKLIVQSTHEVFHHCNFETVVNELRQKYQISQLRRVCDKIRRDCQMCKNARARPHPPAMASLPSSRLAAFARPFTYAGVDYFGPMSVVVGRRVEKRWGVLITCLVIRAVHIEIAHSLNTSSCILALRNFMARRGTPLELFSDRGTNFVGSNREITEAVRCLDENKMMEEFTTANTKWTFLPPSSPHMGGSWERLVQSVKKVLRNMKIPRNPTDEVLHNTLLEIEFIINSRPLTYVPIDNADSEAITPNHFLLGSSSGSKPLVPFEDNPNILRNTWKTSQTYANQFWKRWVQEYLPSINRRTKWHYPVKPIEVDDVVVIVDPDLPRNMWPKGRVVKVNNRDGQVRSALVKTASNIYERPAVKLAVLDVGVSDRKHDSTSCVPGGSVTQCATTPPIPISPH